A window from Macaca thibetana thibetana isolate TM-01 chromosome 7, ASM2454274v1, whole genome shotgun sequence encodes these proteins:
- the GPR65 gene encoding psychosine receptor: MNSTCIEEQHDLDHYLFPIVYIFVIIVSIPANIGSLCVSFLQAKKESELGIYLFSLSLSDLLYALTLPLWIDYTWNKDNWTFSPALCKGSAFLMYMNFYSSTAFLTCIAIDRYLAVVYPLKFFFLRTRKFALMVSLSIWTLETIFNAVMLWEDETVVEYCDDKKSNFTLCYDRYPLEKWQINLNLFRTCTGYAVPLVTILICNRKVYQAVRHNKATENKEKKRIIKLLVSITVTFVLCFTPFHVMLLIRCILEHDVYFKDHSKSGKQTYTMYRITVALTSLNCVADPILYCFVTETGRYDMWNILKFCTERCNTSQRQRKRILSVSTKDTMELEVLE, encoded by the coding sequence atgaacagcacATGTATTGAAGAACAGCATGACCTGGATCACTATTTGTTTCccattgtttacatttttgtgatTATAGTCAGCATTCCGGCCAATATTggatctctgtgtgtgtctttcctGCAAGCAAAGAAGGAAAGTGAACTAGGAATTTACCTCTTCAGTTTGTCCCTATCAGATTTGCTCTATGCATTAACTCTCCCTTTATGGATTGATTACACTTGGAATAAGGACAACTGGACTTTCTCTCCTGCCTTGTGCAAAGGGAGTGCTTTTCTCATGTACATGAATTTTTACAGCAGCACAGCATTCCTCACCTGCATTGCCATTGATAGGTATTTGGCTGTTGTCTACCCTTTGaagttttttttcctaaggaCAAGAAAATTTGCACTCATGGTCAGCCTGTCCATCTGGACACTGGAAACCATCTTCAATGCTGTCATGTTGTGGGAAGATGAAACAGTTGTTGAATATTGCGATgacaaaaaatctaattttacttTATGCTATGACAGATACCCTTTAGAGAAATGGCAAATCAACCTCAACTTGTTCAGGACGTGTACAGGCTATGCAGTACCCTTGGTCACCATCCTGATCTGCAACCGGAAAGTCTACCAAGCTGTGCGGCACAATAAAGCCACGGAAAACAAGGAGAAGAAGAGAATCATAAAACTACTGGTCAGCATCACAGTTACTTTTGTCTTATGCTTTACTCCCTTTCATGTGATGTTGCTGATTCGCTGCATTTTAGAGCATGATGTGTACTTCAAAGACCACAGCAAGTCTGGGAAGCAAACTTACACAATGTATAGAATCACGGTTGCATTAACAAGTTTAAATTGTGTTGCTGATCCAATTCTGTACTGTTTTGTAACCGAAACAGGAAGATATGATATGTGGAATATATTAAAATTCTGCACTGAGAGGTGTAATACatcacaaagacaaagaaaacgcATACTTTCTGTGTCTACAAAAGATACTATGGAATTAGAGGTCCTTGAGTAG